The following proteins are encoded in a genomic region of Mycolicibacterium confluentis:
- a CDS encoding trans-aconitate 2-methyltransferase yields MWNPDVYLAFADHRGRPFFDLTSRIGATDPRRVADLGCGPGNLTVTLAQRWPNAVLEAVDSSPEMVSAARERGLDAVVGDITAWTPSPDTDVVVSNAALQWVPSHRDVLVRWASTLAPGAWIAMQVPGNFDNASHRAVRTVARSREFADDLADITFRDADVVDTPLQYAELLTDAGCAVDAWETTYIHELAGETPVLDWITGTALTDVKSRLSEQRWQDYRRAIIPLLAQAYPARPDGTTFFPFRRVFVVAQVL; encoded by the coding sequence ATGTGGAACCCCGACGTCTATCTGGCCTTTGCGGACCATCGGGGACGGCCCTTCTTCGACCTGACGTCGCGGATCGGCGCCACCGACCCACGGCGGGTCGCGGACCTGGGCTGCGGGCCGGGCAATCTGACCGTCACGCTGGCGCAACGGTGGCCGAACGCCGTCCTCGAGGCCGTCGACTCCTCACCCGAGATGGTCTCTGCGGCCCGGGAGCGGGGACTCGACGCCGTGGTGGGTGACATCACGGCCTGGACACCCTCGCCCGACACCGACGTCGTGGTGTCCAACGCCGCGCTGCAGTGGGTGCCGTCGCATCGCGACGTGCTGGTGCGGTGGGCGTCGACGTTGGCGCCGGGCGCGTGGATCGCCATGCAGGTGCCCGGTAACTTCGACAACGCGTCGCACCGTGCCGTGCGTACCGTCGCCCGGTCTCGTGAGTTCGCGGATGACCTGGCCGACATCACTTTTCGTGATGCCGACGTGGTGGACACGCCCCTGCAGTACGCGGAGCTTCTCACCGACGCCGGGTGTGCGGTCGATGCGTGGGAGACCACCTATATCCATGAACTGGCGGGGGAGACGCCGGTGCTGGACTGGATCACCGGGACCGCGTTGACCGATGTGAAGTCCAGGTTGTCTGAGCAGCGTTGGCAGGACTACCGGCGGGCGATCATTCCGCTGCTCGCGCAGGCCTATCCCGCGCGTCCGGACGGGACGACGTTCTTCCCGTTCCGGCGGGTGTTCGTGGTCGCCCAGGTGCTCTAG
- a CDS encoding amidohydrolase family protein: protein MDEFESVRRIWQGLGLPGIIDVHTHFMPKNVMDKVWQYFDSVGPLTGRQWPIRYRTAEEERVHTLRRFGVHAFTSLVYAHKPQMAEWLNSWAAQFATLTPDCVHTATFYPEPDARDYVQAAIVSGARVFKVHIQVGAYDPNDPLLDGVWGTLADHGRPIIIHCGSGPAPGEFTGPDRIRTLLRRHPRLDLVIAHMGMPEYTEFLDICDDYPQVCLDTTMAFTHFAEEMSPFPTDHLHRLRDLGDRILFGSDFPNIPYSYAEAMQAIIDLEVGDDNWLANVFYGNGARLFGLT from the coding sequence ATGGACGAGTTCGAATCGGTACGCCGCATCTGGCAGGGCCTCGGCCTGCCGGGGATCATTGACGTGCACACCCACTTCATGCCCAAGAACGTGATGGACAAGGTCTGGCAGTACTTCGACTCGGTCGGCCCGCTCACCGGTCGCCAATGGCCCATCCGGTATCGCACCGCCGAAGAGGAGCGTGTGCACACCCTGCGCCGATTCGGTGTGCACGCCTTTACGTCCCTGGTCTACGCGCACAAACCGCAGATGGCCGAGTGGCTCAACAGTTGGGCGGCGCAGTTCGCCACGCTGACGCCGGACTGCGTCCACACTGCGACGTTCTACCCGGAACCGGACGCGCGGGACTACGTTCAGGCCGCGATCGTCTCAGGCGCCCGAGTCTTCAAGGTCCACATCCAAGTGGGCGCCTACGACCCGAACGACCCCCTGCTCGACGGGGTGTGGGGCACGCTGGCCGATCACGGCCGTCCGATCATCATCCACTGCGGTTCAGGGCCGGCACCCGGTGAGTTCACCGGCCCCGACCGCATCCGCACCCTGTTGCGGCGCCACCCGCGACTGGACCTGGTGATCGCCCACATGGGCATGCCCGAATACACCGAGTTCCTCGACATCTGCGACGACTATCCGCAGGTCTGCCTGGACACCACCATGGCGTTCACCCATTTCGCCGAGGAGATGAGTCCGTTCCCCACCGATCACCTGCACCGCCTCCGTGATCTCGGTGACCGCATCCTGTTCGGCAGCGACTTCCCGAACATCCCCTACAGCTACGCCGAAGCCATGCAGGCCATCATCGATCTCGAGGTGGGCGACGACAACTGGCTTGCGAACGTCTTCTACGGCAACGGAGCCAGGCTGTTCGGCCTCACCTGA
- a CDS encoding alpha/beta hydrolase family protein — MGSSAEAEPVDPPIPVPDVPGADAGERGLPDRSELTLTQRLIVDASAVADLGLRTGVASLVGGAMLPPVVAGVLRGSNLRQEREHLRFYADLAAEHDAAKSFPAPIAEPRVSVKPANAVARWVAHGNVEHVQFQSSYEALNPDMRNLWRGLNRNNVVHAQHWRHDDGPHPTLCVIHGFLGSPYLFNGLFFSLPWFYRTGFDVLLYTLPFHGRRAERYSPFSGYGFFSNGMAGMAEAMAQAVHDFRSILDYLESTGVEKIALTGMSLGGYTSALIASADDRLQAVIPNVPVVNPESAFDDWWPANKLVEFGRYASGITREEAFASSAFHSPLTYAPKVPKDRRLIITGLGDRLAPPEQAEALWEHWDRCQLHWFPGNHILHVSQPEYLRRMTKFLAPLMF; from the coding sequence GTGGGCTCCAGTGCTGAAGCTGAACCGGTCGATCCGCCTATCCCCGTTCCCGACGTACCAGGCGCCGACGCCGGGGAACGCGGACTGCCCGACCGCTCGGAACTGACTCTCACGCAACGTCTCATCGTCGACGCCTCGGCCGTCGCCGACCTGGGCCTGCGCACCGGCGTCGCCTCGCTCGTGGGTGGTGCCATGCTCCCGCCCGTCGTGGCCGGCGTGCTCCGTGGATCCAACCTGCGCCAGGAGCGCGAGCACCTGCGGTTCTACGCCGACCTCGCCGCGGAACACGATGCGGCAAAATCGTTCCCGGCCCCAATCGCGGAACCACGCGTGTCGGTGAAACCGGCCAATGCGGTGGCCCGGTGGGTGGCGCACGGCAACGTCGAACACGTGCAGTTCCAGAGCAGCTACGAGGCCCTCAACCCGGACATGCGCAACCTGTGGCGCGGGCTGAACCGAAACAACGTCGTGCACGCACAGCACTGGCGCCACGACGACGGCCCACATCCGACACTGTGCGTCATCCACGGGTTTCTCGGCTCGCCGTACCTGTTCAACGGACTGTTCTTCTCGCTGCCGTGGTTCTACCGCACAGGATTCGATGTGCTGCTCTACACGCTGCCGTTCCACGGTCGACGCGCCGAGCGCTATTCCCCTTTCAGCGGCTACGGCTTCTTCTCCAACGGCATGGCGGGGATGGCCGAGGCCATGGCCCAGGCTGTGCACGACTTCCGCTCCATCCTGGACTATCTGGAGTCCACCGGCGTCGAGAAGATCGCGCTCACCGGAATGTCGTTGGGCGGCTACACCTCAGCGCTGATCGCCAGCGCCGATGACCGCCTGCAGGCGGTCATCCCGAATGTCCCTGTGGTCAACCCGGAGTCGGCGTTCGACGACTGGTGGCCGGCCAACAAACTGGTGGAGTTCGGCCGCTACGCCAGCGGGATCACCCGCGAAGAGGCATTCGCGTCGTCCGCCTTCCACTCACCGCTGACGTACGCGCCCAAGGTCCCCAAGGACCGGCGGCTCATCATCACCGGCCTGGGTGACCGCCTCGCTCCCCCGGAGCAGGCCGAGGCACTGTGGGAGCACTGGGACCGCTGCCAACTGCACTGGTTCCCCGGCAACCACATCCTGCATGTGAGCCAGCCGGAGTACCTGCGGCGGATGACGAAGTTCCTTGCCCCGCTGATGTTCTAG
- the eccE gene encoding type VII secretion protein EccE translates to MRIVWPGPGRLSLALLAIVPAAMAYPWQTVTGRWLLGIAVVLSIILFGWWRGQHFTTIVRRRVALLGARSGGGAHHLVAQDTADARTTAVLRVLPDSAGDLPLPVIASYLDRYGLRCEAARITSRDNAVGRTTWVGLTMSAAANLSALQARSARIPLRGTAEITLRRLADHLRELGWQVSTTEADVPDLLGPEAKEKWHAIQDGSQGFLAAYTLPVDESLSETLTALADLPPSSAKEVWTTLTITPGARVSAACAIRTGELPGKSVPVSGLVPLGGRQRASLYAIAPDAVDVVTATTGSVELLESVRWPAGRVAVDA, encoded by the coding sequence GTGAGGATCGTGTGGCCGGGACCCGGTCGACTCTCCCTGGCGCTGCTGGCCATCGTGCCCGCGGCCATGGCCTACCCGTGGCAGACCGTGACCGGCAGGTGGCTGCTCGGGATCGCCGTCGTGCTCTCGATCATCCTGTTCGGATGGTGGCGCGGACAGCATTTCACCACGATCGTGCGCCGCCGCGTGGCCCTGCTCGGTGCTCGCAGTGGTGGCGGAGCGCACCATCTGGTGGCGCAGGACACGGCCGACGCACGCACCACCGCGGTCCTTCGGGTGCTGCCGGACAGTGCCGGTGACCTGCCGCTCCCGGTGATCGCGAGCTACCTCGACCGGTACGGCCTGCGTTGCGAGGCCGCGCGAATCACCAGCCGGGACAACGCTGTTGGCCGCACCACGTGGGTGGGCCTGACCATGTCGGCGGCCGCCAACCTGTCTGCCCTGCAGGCCCGGTCGGCCCGGATCCCGCTGCGCGGGACCGCCGAGATCACGCTGCGCCGCCTGGCCGATCATCTGCGTGAGCTCGGATGGCAGGTCAGCACCACCGAGGCCGACGTGCCGGACCTGCTCGGGCCCGAGGCCAAGGAGAAGTGGCACGCCATCCAGGACGGCTCGCAGGGCTTCCTCGCGGCATACACTCTGCCGGTGGATGAATCGCTGTCGGAAACGCTGACCGCGCTGGCGGATCTGCCGCCGTCGTCGGCGAAAGAGGTGTGGACCACGCTCACGATCACGCCGGGTGCCCGGGTGTCGGCCGCATGCGCCATCCGCACCGGGGAACTCCCCGGCAAGTCAGTTCCGGTGTCCGGTCTGGTGCCGCTGGGCGGGCGTCAGCGTGCCTCGCTGTACGCGATCGCGCCTGACGCCGTCGACGTCGTGACTGCGACGACCGGTTCGGTTGAGTTGCTCGAGTCGGTGCGCTGGCCCGCCGGACGCGTGGCCGTCGATGCTTAG
- the mycP gene encoding type VII secretion-associated serine protease mycosin yields MIRVLRLGLKATAAGSAVVLLMSPTAWAITPPTVDPAVAPPSGTPAPSAAMQQQGECVTTGVLPGTDPASASASQKMLNLSDAWSFSRGAGQTVAVIDTGVKPGPRLPNVEAGGDFLGTTNGLTDCDGHGTLVAGIIAGQPGDDEFSGVAPEARVLSIRQTSSRFSLRTQGGDPAIERASADISAMARAVVHAADLGARVINISSVTCLPVNNPVDQAALGAALRYAAVDKDAVIVAAAGNDTGPDWISGGQTCESNPINRSADPEDARNWAGVGVLSAPSWWQPYVLSVGSLTPTGQPSKFTMTGPWVGISAPGENIVSLSNGDGGLANGVPTDRGPMRTVDGTSFAAAYVSGVAALVRSRFPELPAVQVIQRLTATAHNGAREPSNVVGAGTLDPVAALTWELPPGDPSPAASTQIAAPVVAPPEDHTPRNIAFGGTAALALAVAATAYVAHRRKERSQ; encoded by the coding sequence ATGATCCGAGTGCTTCGACTCGGGCTCAAGGCCACGGCGGCGGGATCTGCGGTCGTGCTGCTGATGAGCCCGACCGCGTGGGCGATCACCCCGCCCACCGTCGACCCCGCTGTGGCGCCGCCCTCCGGGACTCCCGCACCGTCGGCGGCGATGCAGCAGCAGGGCGAGTGCGTCACGACGGGTGTGCTGCCCGGCACTGACCCGGCGTCGGCGTCAGCGAGCCAGAAGATGCTCAATCTCTCTGACGCGTGGTCCTTCTCGCGTGGAGCGGGGCAGACCGTGGCCGTCATCGACACCGGGGTCAAGCCCGGGCCGCGGCTGCCCAACGTCGAAGCGGGCGGTGACTTCCTCGGCACCACCAACGGACTGACGGACTGCGACGGTCACGGCACCCTGGTGGCCGGGATCATCGCCGGACAGCCCGGCGACGACGAATTCTCCGGTGTCGCACCGGAAGCGCGCGTGTTGTCCATCCGTCAGACCTCCTCGCGGTTCTCGCTGCGCACGCAGGGCGGGGATCCCGCCATCGAACGGGCGTCGGCCGACATCTCCGCGATGGCTCGCGCGGTGGTGCACGCCGCGGACCTCGGCGCACGCGTGATCAACATCTCGTCGGTCACCTGTCTGCCGGTGAACAACCCGGTCGATCAGGCCGCCCTCGGCGCCGCACTGCGGTACGCCGCGGTCGACAAGGACGCCGTAATCGTGGCGGCGGCCGGGAACGACACCGGTCCCGACTGGATCTCCGGCGGTCAGACCTGCGAGTCCAATCCGATCAACCGTTCGGCAGATCCCGAGGACGCCCGCAACTGGGCGGGTGTCGGTGTCCTGTCCGCGCCGTCGTGGTGGCAGCCGTATGTGCTGTCGGTCGGGTCGCTGACGCCGACGGGGCAGCCGTCGAAGTTCACGATGACGGGTCCGTGGGTGGGGATCTCCGCACCCGGCGAGAACATCGTCTCCCTCAGCAACGGCGACGGCGGCCTGGCCAACGGGGTGCCCACCGACCGCGGTCCGATGCGCACCGTCGACGGCACCAGCTTCGCGGCGGCCTATGTGTCCGGCGTGGCGGCCCTGGTCCGCAGCCGGTTCCCCGAACTGCCTGCGGTGCAGGTGATCCAACGGCTCACGGCCACCGCGCACAACGGTGCCCGCGAGCCCTCCAACGTCGTGGGAGCGGGGACACTCGACCCCGTCGCCGCCTTGACGTGGGAGTTGCCGCCGGGTGATCCGAGCCCCGCTGCCAGCACCCAGATCGCGGCGCCCGTCGTGGCACCGCCCGAAGACCACACGCCGCGCAACATCGCGTTCGGCGGTACGGCAGCACTGGCGCTGGCCGTGGCCGCGACGGCCTATGTGGCGCATCGACGAAAGGAACGTTCCCAGTGA
- the eccD gene encoding type VII secretion integral membrane protein EccD, which translates to MTDISGATVATPVLPIVRVAILADGRITEVALPAQVPLREIMPAVFKLLPEHDDEQEDSGVPRRLSLAPIGGATFSLDATLDTVGVVDGDLLALQPVPAGPAAPGIVEDIADAAVIFSESRTRPWGTQHIEKAARAAVVAVLLAGTGLAVAHRLATGHTAGLYAVAALAAIAVVAALLLRARSSQPAAELAAVALVPIAAAFALAVPGEFGPAQVILAAAGVTAWSLISLILSERSLSFFTATTVIGFGVLVAGAASAVWHLPLLALGCGLLVLALLVTVQAAQLSAVWARLPLPVIPAPGDPAPTAPSIKVLEDLPRRVRISDAHQTGFIAGAVVLSVLGSLAIIGDAASIRPAAWYVVIGTAVAAVLRARVWDSAACKAWLLAQPYLAGVSLLVLFAAQAHYWLALWTLVVLAVAALVWVFVAANPKLASPESYSLPLRRLIGFLGAGIDASLIPVMAFLVGLFSWVLNR; encoded by the coding sequence ATGACAGACATCTCCGGGGCGACTGTTGCCACTCCGGTCCTGCCGATCGTGCGCGTCGCGATCCTGGCCGACGGCCGCATCACCGAAGTGGCGCTGCCTGCCCAGGTTCCGCTGCGCGAGATCATGCCCGCGGTGTTCAAGCTGCTGCCCGAGCACGACGACGAGCAGGAGGATTCGGGGGTTCCGCGTCGGCTCAGCCTGGCCCCGATCGGTGGGGCGACGTTCTCTCTCGACGCCACCCTCGACACCGTCGGTGTCGTCGACGGTGATCTGCTTGCGCTGCAGCCGGTTCCCGCCGGTCCCGCCGCACCGGGGATCGTCGAGGACATCGCCGACGCCGCGGTGATCTTCTCCGAGTCCAGGACTCGGCCGTGGGGCACGCAACACATCGAGAAGGCGGCCCGCGCCGCCGTCGTCGCGGTGCTGCTGGCCGGCACCGGACTGGCCGTCGCACATCGGTTGGCGACCGGTCACACGGCGGGCCTCTACGCCGTGGCGGCGCTGGCCGCGATCGCAGTGGTGGCCGCACTGCTGCTGCGAGCCCGCTCGTCGCAGCCCGCAGCCGAATTGGCGGCCGTCGCGCTGGTCCCGATCGCCGCGGCCTTCGCGCTCGCGGTGCCCGGTGAATTCGGCCCCGCCCAGGTCATTCTCGCGGCCGCGGGCGTCACCGCCTGGTCGCTCATCAGCCTGATCCTGTCGGAGCGTTCGCTGTCGTTCTTCACCGCCACAACCGTCATCGGGTTCGGGGTGCTGGTCGCCGGCGCGGCCTCCGCGGTCTGGCACCTGCCGCTGCTCGCCCTGGGCTGCGGTCTGCTGGTGCTGGCCCTTCTGGTCACGGTGCAGGCGGCTCAGCTGTCCGCGGTGTGGGCGCGCCTGCCGCTGCCCGTGATCCCCGCACCCGGCGACCCGGCACCCACGGCGCCCTCGATCAAGGTTCTCGAGGATCTGCCGCGCCGCGTCCGCATCAGCGACGCGCATCAGACCGGCTTCATCGCTGGTGCGGTCGTGCTGTCGGTGCTGGGCTCGCTGGCCATCATCGGTGACGCCGCATCCATCCGTCCCGCGGCGTGGTACGTCGTCATCGGCACCGCGGTCGCAGCCGTGTTGCGGGCCCGCGTGTGGGACAGCGCGGCCTGCAAGGCATGGCTGTTGGCGCAGCCCTATCTGGCGGGAGTCTCGCTGCTCGTGCTGTTCGCCGCCCAGGCCCACTACTGGCTGGCGCTGTGGACCCTCGTCGTGCTGGCCGTCGCGGCGCTGGTCTGGGTGTTCGTCGCGGCGAACCCGAAACTGGCGTCGCCGGAGAGCTATTCGCTGCCACTGCGCCGCCTGATCGGTTTCCTCGGTGCGGGCATCGACGCGTCGCTGATTCCGGTGATGGCGTTCCTGGTCGGACTGTTCAGCTGGGTTCTCAATCGATGA
- a CDS encoding ESX secretion-associated protein EspG, translating to MAPNAVELTVEAAWFIADTVGAGTFPWVLAITPPYRDGSDRAAFVARQTEHLTRLGVMTDGRIDPAVEQWIRVVCHPQRWLELRFVGSGSDSTDLLRGIVACRDDRIVVALRNAHLVTFTAVDIVDPHGLVPVVTVGLSNRRPAAFDEFAMPARVGARADEQLRRGAELSSVMEYLGIPESAHAVVQAVFAGARCYVEIVAGQRRDATEDTSEVGVAIFDTAEGRVLVSPTRAYDGEWVSTFTPGTPFAIALALQNLTATLPDGQWFPSANVARDFTTLKS from the coding sequence GTGGCGCCTAATGCGGTCGAACTGACCGTCGAGGCGGCCTGGTTCATCGCGGACACGGTGGGCGCCGGCACCTTCCCCTGGGTGCTGGCGATCACTCCGCCGTACCGCGACGGCTCTGATCGGGCGGCTTTCGTCGCCCGTCAGACCGAACACCTCACCCGACTGGGTGTGATGACCGACGGCAGGATCGACCCGGCCGTCGAGCAGTGGATCCGGGTGGTCTGCCACCCACAGCGCTGGCTCGAACTGCGCTTCGTGGGCAGCGGATCCGACTCCACCGATCTGCTGCGGGGGATTGTGGCGTGCCGTGACGACCGGATCGTGGTGGCGCTGCGCAACGCCCACCTCGTGACGTTCACGGCCGTCGACATCGTGGATCCGCACGGCCTGGTGCCCGTGGTCACGGTGGGTCTGTCGAATCGGCGTCCCGCCGCGTTCGACGAGTTCGCGATGCCGGCCAGGGTGGGGGCCCGCGCGGACGAACAGTTGCGTCGGGGCGCCGAACTGTCCTCGGTGATGGAGTATCTCGGCATCCCCGAATCCGCGCATGCCGTGGTGCAGGCGGTCTTCGCCGGGGCCCGATGCTATGTCGAGATCGTCGCGGGCCAGCGCCGAGACGCCACGGAGGACACCTCCGAGGTCGGTGTCGCGATCTTCGACACCGCCGAAGGGCGGGTGCTGGTGAGTCCCACCCGTGCCTATGACGGCGAATGGGTCTCCACGTTCACGCCAGGGACACCGTTCGCGATTGCACTTGCACTACAGAATCTGACCGCGACACTGCCTGACGGCCAATGGTTCCCGTCGGCGAACGTCGCACGAGACTTCACCACGCTGAAGAGCTGA